The following proteins are co-located in the Carassius gibelio isolate Cgi1373 ecotype wild population from Czech Republic chromosome A21, carGib1.2-hapl.c, whole genome shotgun sequence genome:
- the LOC127942162 gene encoding UDP-glucose 6-dehydrogenase-like yields the protein MFQIKKICCIGAGYVGGPTCSVIASMCPEITVTVVDVNESRIKAWNSDTLPIYEPGLNEVVLSCRGKNLFFSTDIDSAIKEADLVFISVNTPTKTYGMGKGRAADLKFIEACARRIVEMSDGYKIVTEKSTVPVRAAESIRRIFDANTKPSLNLQVCLCEQLIYGELDQKMSMRFNPEFEDKLYTIV from the exons ATGTTTCAGATTAAAAAGATTTGCTGTATAGGCGCTGGGTATGTTGGAGGTCCGACATGTAGTGTCATTGCGAGCATGTGTCCCGAGATCACCGTAACAGTAGTGGATGTTAATGAATCCCGGATCAAAGCCTGGAACTCTGACACCCTGCCCATCTACGAG CCGGGTCTGAATGAAGTGGTGTTGTCTTGCCGCGGGAAGAACCTCTTTTTCTCCACAGATATCGACTCTGCCATTAAAGAGGCAGACCTGGTCTTCATTTCT GTAAACACCCCAACTAAGACATATGGTATGGGCAAAGGTCGTGCTGCTGACTTGAAGTTTATCGAGGCATGTGCACGGCGGATCGTGGAGATGTCAGATGGGTATAAAATCGTTACGGAGAAGAGCACGGTGCCGGTCCGTGCAGCTGAGAGCATCCGCAGGATATTTGATGCAAACACCAAACCCAGCCTCAATttgcaggtgtgtttgtgtgagcagcTGATATATGGGGAACTTGACCAAAAAATGTCCATGAGATTTAATCCAGAGTTTGAGGATAAATTGTATACAATTGTATAA